In Larimichthys crocea isolate SSNF chromosome XI, L_crocea_2.0, whole genome shotgun sequence, the sequence CAAAAGGGGAGagcaaaaggttttttttgcatgtcagATTTTCCATTTCCCCTGTCCCTCTTCCCTGTCCCCTCTCTTGATTTTGATCTGGAAATGTCCGATAGCTTTTATTTAATGTGGAAaaagaacacagaaataaattatttgatttttttaatgctgtaaaCTGGGTTATCTTGTCTGCTGTCTGGAgtggttttcatttaaaaaaacataattcacaCTTGATAAGAAAGAGTCTCAATCAGACATCTAAAAGAattgtttatttcatcacatCCTGTTTGATATCTACATAAAGAGACAAAGTGTCCACTGTTTTACATCACACTTACCCTAAAACAGTATTATTGCATATAAACAGGCAGTTGTACATTAAGCATATCAGATGGCTCATGAAgttacagaaaatatattttctttaaacaaaaagacaagacCGTACGCTATCTTCGTTGGTATAACAAACATGTAGTGTAATTTTCTGAACTGCagcagaaaagttttttttattaaatttattattttctccaaAAATGTAAGGACTTTATGTGACTACAACTCATTGCAACTCAGCAATGTGACATTCTTTGAGCTGAACGTGTCAGCCAAAATGTCTCCGTTATCCACGTCCTCGTCTGGACTAGATTAACACAAAAGCCACCATTGTGCAAAATGAGCAGGTTAAAAAGGAATTCAGTTGTGAAATTAACTTCTGCCCCAGTGTCTTCAATGTTTGTGCTTTTCCAGCCAACAGGAGCTCTTCTCTCGTTAGAGAGAAATCTCTGCAAACGGGTCTGTGTACGAATAGACTAAGACAAAGTcatgcacttaaaaaaaaaaaaagaaaaaaagaaacgtttTGCAAGTGGCAAAAGAATGAAGTCATATCGGAGTTATATTGTACatcaaaatctgttttatgcTACATACTTGTAGGATTATGGTATTTTGTATGTGCGTCTCACAGTAACTTTTATGAACAAATGccttttgaataaaacatttacatttccacaaaattcacatttaaacGAAGCattaattcaaatgaaattGTATGTAAAGATTTCTGAAATGTGCGGAAATCTTGCTTTAGGAAATAGTTCATCATTTTAGgaaattattctttttcttgCCAAGATTTAGACAAGAAGATAGATACcagtcttgtgtttttctgataaATAAACGTtacagccagttagcttagcttaacttagcttagcttagcttagcttagcttagcagagAGACTGGAAACGGACAGGGGATGAGCTAGCatggctctgtccaaatgtaACACAATCTGTCAACCAGTGTCTTTAAAGTTCATTAATTAACCTGTTACATCTTGGTTAGCAGTTTTAAGGTAAACAACAACGACTCAATAGTCAATGCTCCCCACCAAGTAACAGTTTGGCACATGACCCCtgtaaaacagcaaattgtagtttttttatccttcatttttttgtacgagttaaacaaatgtgttcattagtAAGCTTTCAGAGGTTCTGGTTCAGAGGTTTTGGtgtctttggacagagccaggttgCTATTTCCCCCAGGCTTTATGCTATGTGTCGATGTtttcttggcaagaaagcaaatcaaTTCACTAAAATGTTCATCTTTAAATATCTTAGATGTGTACcaagaaataaaactttatttacactAACATGACTGACCCCAAGTCagctacatacagtacaggtaTTTACATAGTTTATGTAATGTAACTCTTCTACAGCCCTTTTTTTATTACTTGACAGAAGCCCACTGGTCCACACTTTCCCCCTCGACTCCACGAAGCCAAAACCTCAATATACCGGCAATAGTTTCATCCTGCCAATAACCTGCTAATGCATCTTGCTTTTACGAGCAGCaatgtaatttttttatgtcaaagtGCATCACATCAGCCCTGCCAAATAATTAGAGTCGACATGACCTGACAACATTCAGAAAAGTGCTCATGTTGGTACTTTTAGAAACGGGGGGGATACAAAGCTGACCTTTGTGCAGCCTGTGCAAATTGTGCCCTATACTATGTCACACTGTGGATCAGATGAGTCATAGCCAAACAGCCCAGGGTGATTGGAGATGCGGTAGTCATAGCGATGGGGGGGTGTTTCGCTGAGCCTCCTTTACAGGAGCATCAGCCATTGGTCACAGACGTAAGTAGCCAAAAAAGGGTCTTATCAGAACTCATCCTCAGAGCTGTCAGCCAGCAGCATGGCCTGGTCCTGACGGCTGGTCCCAGGATCTCGAGGTTGCTGGGGAGGAAATATATAATACTCAATAAAAGACTGATCCTCAATAACAAGCGAAACTACTAAAACAAGTTATAAATACAAATAGGGTATTGACCTCTGGTTGCCTGACCTTCCTCCTCTGGTGTTTGAAGCTGTTCCTCCTTTTGCGGTGAATCATTCTGATGCTGTAGAGGGCGCCGACGATAAGCAGGGCCCCAGTGATGCCAATGCCCACGGGGGCCAACATCCCAGACACATAACCCGCCTGCCGAGGGTGGAGACGCAGAGGTCAAAATGAAACGTAAACATGTCTCATCCAGTTACTACCCCAAGCAGGCAATTTGTTGTGGACTactttcagctgtggattaatccacatttggatGTTCTAGTGATTATTTATTAGAGGGATCATTTATTGTTAGTTTAggtcaataataaaaatagagaaTATTGTCAGATTTATCTTTTAAACCACTTGATGGATGCCTAGGACCTTTCAAGGACAGCAGGGGGCAGTCTTACCTTTTCTCTGATCAGCTCGACCCAGCTCCGCACTGGAAGAAAAGAGCCAAAGATTTATTAGGGCAATGTCCTACAAAACTATTTCTCTCTTATACTGGTAgcagtttaaatgtttctggTGATGTATATATGAGCATTAAATGCAATAGTTAAATTGACAGGCTTGCAAACAGCTGATTTAGAAAACCATCTCATACTCAGGCCCTGGTTGCGTTGAACCCAgacaggaggtggagggatgAGGCTGTATGGAGGCTGCGTTGAGGATGTTTTAGGTGGTTCTGTTAGGTCCTCTTCGCTCTCATCCTCCACAGATTCCTCCGAGTTTTCATCGTCCTCGTCTTCGTCTGCCTCCTCTGCagggaacaaaataaaaaaaagtcatcgactctataaaaaaaaagaaagatcctaattaaaatgaaattgtttttcCGTTGGCAATAAAACTCATCTTACCCTCAGACTCCATCTCCTCTAACCCTGATCTGGATTTGTGCACCGGCCGATGGGTTGCCATGGTTACCGTTGTCCTAGCATGTTGGAAGGATGAGAAGGAGGGGCCGGCGGTGGGCAAATTCGCCTTGAGGTTCTGTGTCCTCACAGCACCTACATgtcataaattaattaaattctcCGGCACACGCAGAAAGTGAAGAGAGCTGGAGGTTTTCACACTGCGTATACAACTGCATCTACAACTCACAGCTCATTTTAACACCTGACAGTGTGTGAGAGGATTGGTCTGTGCACCCACTGGTGCCAGTTCACATCCAAGCCACTCGAGAAATTAATTTGTAGATATCAAATCTATGAAGTTCATGTGactggtttttaaaaaaaggtgcaaaaaCAGCATCATGGTACATTAAGTAATTGTTCCACAGAGCATGATGTTGACATTgagattcattcattcgttcTGGTCCTGCCAcatcacctgtctcacctctctCAGAGTGATCCTCCGGCTCAGTTCCGGCTTGCCGCGGTGAAACAGACGGACCCGAGGAACTGATTGGCTCCAACAGCTCAGCGCCAGACGTCTGCCAAGGTGACATCCAGTCTGGCATCAGCAGGGGCGGAGCGTGCGAGGGGCCGTCGCTGTCTGTCTCCAAGGTGACCAGCTGGTCCAAGTCCACCTCTGACAGAGGCATTCCTCCGGTCGCCATGGCAGCAGGAGGCTGAGCACTGCCGGGCACCAGCGTGACCACTGCCGCCGCTTCGGCCGGTGCCCCCTCTGGTGTGACATCTTCAAAAGGCTcaaagatgagaggaagagcCTCTGATGACATGGTGCCCTCTGTGGCTTCATCTTGGGACAGCGGGACCGCAGTGTCCACTGTAATCATGTCAACACAAGCACAGAGGCAGAATGAGGGTCAGGATACGTGGCATGGTATTTAATCTCCAAAGGGCAGGATTGCTCTGGTAAAAGTCAGCGAACTGTTTTTGTGATCAGGTTCACTTTGGTGAGTGAACTGGGCCAAATGAATGAGGACAAGTTGCAGTCTCTTCACATCCAACTATAGTCAGCATACAACGCTTTATGACAGAATGTGTTGAACCAGTTTTCTCATTAGGAGCATTTGAACCCACTCAGAGCCCCGTTCCGAACCTGAACTCGAGTTTACAGAGCAGCTAAGGCACGATGAAAGGGGGATTGTTTGAAAAATGGTTCTTGCTTGATAAGAAGCTACCACAGAGGGGGGCTgtcacagggggaaaaaaactgcacaTCTCACAGGCATTTCCTTTAGTCCAAAGCATTTCTAAAGTAAGCTGAAAAATGCTTATAAAGACCTTTTACATAatgctgggttttttttgtcagcttcttttcttttgggaAGCTTCATCAAACAGACAACCCCCAAATGGACGGCGGGAACACATATTGGCTCAGACAAGGCTCCTTTAATCCATTTTTCTCTGCTGCCACACTGAATAATAACCTGCCTGCTTCTTTACAATCATTTGGATGGGGTATGTGGAGGttgggaaggaaggaaaagagggtttagggtgtgtgtgtgtgcatgggggGGTTATAGATAGCGGGAAAAAGGGTTGAATCCCGAATCCTCCAAAGACTTGTATAACACACCCTGCCATCAGCCTTTTCCTGgcagttctgtgtgtgttctctttattttttttaggctCCAGTCAGGAATAGAAAGTAATTAGACTGCCACGGGTCCCAGCTGGGGTTCAAAGTGGAGCGTGGAAAAGCGGGCTCCTTCTTTGCCAATCATCAAAGGCAATCTCTGCCAGTAGACGTGTCGCTTTCATTTCCGCCTCACTTTTTAATGAAGCCTACTGATACCCTGCAAACTCCAGCAAGCTGGAAAATGCAGCTTGTTGTAAGGGGAATTCTATAGGGTGACTATGACTGCAGCCTGCACCATACATCACTTTGAGGGGGGTGTTGTGTGTCTAAAGTTGAATTAATGACTAATAATGGGATTACAGAAAGTTTTACCTCAATAGAAAACCATGCATGGctatttttttacatcaacacttaatcatgctttttttttttttttttcatttttatgactCACCTCCTCCGGGCCTCGCTGCCTCAGTCCATAGGCTTTCTGGTCCATCCTCTTTGGGCATCAGGTTTGGTCCAATTTCAGCTAATAGAGGGTCTGGGAGGGAGGATATTGTAGCTCCATCATGGCCCCAAATTGACAAAGGTGTGGAGGCGAAAACTGAAGGAGGGATGGGACTGTGGGATGTCAGCTTCTGGATCCGTTCTCCAGGATTTGAGGATTCTGTAGAGGATGGCAAACTTGTGTCTGGGTCTTTATCCTTGAGAGAATCACCATAACCGGGTAGTTTTGTTCGATCCTCCCCACGTTGGGGTTTGCTCTCCCTGGATGTGATTCTCAGCTGTGCTGGtgcagtggaggaggtgagaaatCCATCTGAAGTCAACCTTGTGGTACTCACGGCTATGTCCAACTGCTTCCTCCCACCTTTAGGACTTAAAATAGGCTCACTGGTGACAGGTACGTCCTCCTTTTTACCCTCTGGATCAACAGGCTGCACTGAAGCTGCCTTCGACTGCCTTTGAGCGTCTCCCATCTCAGATGTGCTACCGACCTTCTTTACCTCGCTGTTTTGGCTCCATGCCGCTCCACCAGCATCACTCGGCCCAGATCTTCCATCAAGACTGTCCCCGTTTTCTGTCGTCTGCGTCACTGAGGCTGTCCCTTCGGGTCGTCCATGCAGGCCAACCCCTCCTCCTGCACCTACATTTAATATCAGGCCAGTCACATGTTCTGTATCTGAGGGTTCTGACTTCACATCTGTGGTGTGCGTTGACCCAACTGTTGTTACTGAGCTGGCACACTGCCCGTCACACTCGCTCTCCTGCGTGAGGGTGAGGTCTGGGAGGCGGACAGGGGTTCCATAGACACAGAGACAGGTCCCAGCCAGGAGGAGGCGATGGAGCATCCCAAACATCAACATCTCTCTCTTGTCTCAGTGCCTGCTGAGAGTGGACGCAAATGACAAACGCTAATAGGGTTAACTGAGGTGTGAACCAGTCAACCTACCTGCAACTTCTGCctgtggacagagagacaaagcagaGGTGGCAGTGTATGGGAGGGAAGCCAATGTGACAGGACACATTACCAAGGTGTGCAGCGGCAGATTATACGGTCAGAATGCAAAAGTGAGAACTTCATGTAGCCTGTGATAACCAGAGAGAACAGGATTAACTGTGCAGTTCCGCCTGCATATGCTTTGATGCTGCAGTTGCAGCATTTTTGAATAATTTGGATGAAATTCCTTTTCATCTCAGactcttctgttctttttttctttgtattaggAGAGaaatgcacatgcatgcacacacacacacacacacagagggagagagaggcggagagaGTGGGAATCTGACACAGCAATCCTTAGCACCCCTCCGCACTTCACCTATAAATAGCAGCAGATTTTCTATCCTCCAGGATGCTCTACAGATGGATCCACGAAtgttacattttcacattttctctctacagaaataaagagagggaAGGCATTTTCATGCACATTATCAAACATCacattagatttaaaaaaacaaggcaTGCAACTGCTGTGTATGGCGCATGTGTTGCTTCACATGAAATGACAGCATTAATCACCTGATCAATCAATCACTGCTGTGGAAGCAGGGATGTGACAGGGTGACACCCTGAGTCAGACAAAACGTCTGAGAGAAATCATCCATCCTCCAGCCTTGATGATGCACAGTCCAACAAAATACAACCCACTTTACTGTCTGCGCACCTCCACCGTGTGATCAATACAGTTAACGCACTCTTTATGCCCGTATGCTCGTGCAAGTAAACCACCTGACAACACCATCGCTCGAGCATCTTGCACTGTAAACAAATGTCTCCAACCTTGACTGCACAAGAATTACCACAGTGGAGCTAATCCCAGCCTCACATTAGAGAGACTAGAATGCAAAaccccctttaaaaaaaacgcatcatcacatttaaacacaggAGAGCGAGATTCACATAATAATTAAGAAATCAAATTACCTTTCAGAGTCCATGACGGATCGCGGTGAGCTTCTCTTgcagtgtgcaaaaaaaaagaaaaagaagaaagaaaaagaaaggatagATGCAGCTCGTACGGATGTAGATTCAGGATGGTCTGGTGTGGAAGAGGCTGAAGGAGAGGCTTGTTGTTGTGCAGCTCAGCGTCACTGACTCAAAGTCTCAGTCTTCTCTACGTATGTCCGCCTGCTTCACAAGTGCTGCCACCAAATGCTTCAAATCTGCAGGATGACTGCTTTGACACCTGATAAACCTTACAGTGCATCTAGTCCACGTTGATTTTTCACTccctacttttatttatttatttatttatttatttatttcagagaaGGTTGTggcagctttttctttttattatttaatttcagaTCCCTTTCCCCCCCGCTGTAAGTTAAATATTAtatgacactttttaaaatgctacATTGATTTAATCACCAAGATCTTAGCACactgattaaattaaaagcTGTGTTTATCTGCTGATTGATTGTAAATCAGTTCTAAATGTCAATAATCAATAGTCATGATTAAAACCCTTCTGCAAACGATTGTCACACAGAAGCAGGTGCATGCACGAGAACTTAGTATAATAAGTTCATAAGTCACAGCACAACACAAGTTACATGTCCTGCAGCAAATGTCTGCACAAATGCATGATCTGAAGTGTGTTTTACTTCCTAACAAGTGAACTctgaaaaagtcaaacatattGGAGGTGTTATTAGAAATGAAGGGACTGGAGGTGGGATATCTAGGCAGGAAATGGGTGACACTTGATCCATTCAATTCAATGATGGCATGGTACAATAATCGCTTGTATTTAGGGAATTGTGATGCGGGGACGAAGATATAAACTTATATGAAAACCTTTCATGGACAGTTCAGTAAAACTGGAGCAGACTTCTAGTCGGGGTATACAGAAAAAGTTCCAGTGACCTCCTGTGGTGGCCCAGTGCGGTTacatcatcagcatcagtgtACTTCAACAGTCAgaaggacatttaaaaaaaataaagaaaaaatcagcCCTTTTATGACGCATAACTTCTGTTTAATTTTCATTCAATGAGACTCAAGTGGTTACAGCACTTCAGCTGTTCCTGGTCTCTCCTAGAATACATggagtttcagtgttttaaagaaGATATatgtaaaacaacaatatatatacggaagccctaaaaggccatacatacatacattttattccacccgttttcccgtgataacgagataatttcctccattttcctgtgataacgagataattatttcgagatctcgagaaaacaaacatgtgcaatatttactcaaaatgtctttgatccataatttctgacaaaggttgatacactttggctaatcctcactccagtcctgagatcaagtaTATAAAACTTTTTAGAAATTATgtatcaaagggattttacagtggcataataggtttgctcgctctgtaaaatggactacatgcatttgccatacattctgtaatacgagcgcacttgatttaatacactagactatcgttttgttttctcgagatctcgaataagttatctcgttatcacgagaaaacgggtggaataaaatgtatgtatgtatggccttttagggcttccgtatatATCCGCAATGTCTGAAAAATGATGTAAGctgataaaaaatgtattttgaacaGTCAGTGGGCTATTTCTAAAAACGTGTGACTCATCTGAAACGCACTGGTTGAACAGGAAGTTTCCAtcaatctgaatatttttaatataaagcacattttgatCAGGCGCGCGCCTCCGTTTGACGTCATCACGTTTCCGAGGAGACAGCCCGGCCCAACCGGAAGACAAcagatttttctgttgttgttttatctcTTTGATGCGATGCAAATTTGCCAGTTTTAACGCCGAGTGTTGACGTTAGTCGTGAGGTAGAGACATAAAATGCCTTTGTTTGATGGATTGGGGAGCGGAGGAGAGAAGACTGCGATCGTCATTGACCTGGGAGCAGCGTACACGAAGTGAGTCAGTTAGCACGATATGCTAACGTGCCGTCTGTTGTGTTTAAATAATCCTGCGTGTCACCTCAGGTCTGACACGAGGCTGAGTGTGACACACATCATGCACAGCTGGTTAGGTTTGGGTAAAAACGGGTCAGGGGTCAGGGTCGAGAGTAAAGGCTACAGTCACTGCAGTGtcgagctaacgttagcattgATGCCAGTTTAGAGCTAAAGCCGaaaagtaaacaacaacaacaacaacaacaacaacaacaacatggagcTGACAACATTAAGCCGagctgcactgcaaaaaaaataattaaagaaaagctGAACATGCCGAACATGTTCGTGTTTTAGTGACGTTACAGTTCAGACAATGATAAAGCTAAAACTGGCTAACTATCAGGATGATGTGGCTGGAAATACAGGAGCTTTGTTTTACTGATGGAAagtgaattattttttaattttcatacaCAGGACACACCAGTGTTGACGCTACTATTTCATGTTAGAAAAGTCTAGCTTCTTCAGACCAGAGCAGATTGTTGTCATTTGTCTGTCGTAAAATGACTGATAGctctctgattttaaaaaaaaagtcacttctttattattatgactTTTCATATCTTCACACATTTAGTGTATTTACAGTGAACAGaaaactggaaataaaaataaaaaacactataAAATACTTCAGTGCTACGTAATATGTGTCATCTCGCTGGGTTTGTAGCCTGAGCTGTTCAAGTAAAGATGAGAAACTGGCCTAAGGCGAGTCACATGAAGATCAAATggactctctttttttttaaaataataataataatgaagtctTTGTCCATCAGTCGCTGCCCCACAGCATttgacacagagctgcagttttatttaggattttaaaaacattatcatGTGGCACTTTAGGTCTTTGTTCCTTGCCGTGTTTggtctttgtttcagtttttcttttattatgttatatgtATGAGCCATTACTGAATATTATTGCATCATATCATAAATATCTACAATATCTACCAATgacttttgtctttattttcgCAGATGTGGCTTTGCGGGGGAAACGGGACCCAGGTTCATCATTCCGAGCGAAATCCGGAAACCAGGACAGCAACAGGTGTGAGATGCCGCTGTGCTTTGCCGAGTGTAATGGTTTGTAAAGCAGTTTAGAAATTGCTAAATATAATAACGTGGTGTGGAATGTCTCACTTTCAGGCCGTCAAAGTGGTTCAGTACAACATCAACACAGAAGAGCTTTATGTCATCCTCAAAGAGTTCATCCATTTGCTGTACTTCAGGTGAGAGTCTGCTGCCGCATTAGTTATTCATTGTAAGAGAGTGTCATCAAGTCTTTGTCCTCCCGTTCGTCTCAATCAGGCACCTGTTGGTGAACCCTCGCGACAGAAGAGTGGTCATCATCGAGTCCATCCTCTGTCCGTCTCACTTCAGGGAGACGCTCACCAAGGTTTTCTTCAAACAGTTTGAGGTACGT encodes:
- the armh4 gene encoding armadillo-like helical domain-containing protein 4 isoform X1, translating into MLMFGMLHRLLLAGTCLCVYGTPVRLPDLTLTQESECDGQCASSVTTVGSTHTTDVKSEPSDTEHVTGLILNVGAGGGVGLHGRPEGTASVTQTTENGDSLDGRSGPSDAGGAAWSQNSEVKKVGSTSEMGDAQRQSKAASVQPVDPEGKKEDVPVTSEPILSPKGGRKQLDIAVSTTRLTSDGFLTSSTAPAQLRITSRESKPQRGEDRTKLPGYGDSLKDKDPDTSLPSSTESSNPGERIQKLTSHSPIPPSVFASTPLSIWGHDGATISSLPDPLLAEIGPNLMPKEDGPESLWTEAARPGGVDTAVPLSQDEATEGTMSSEALPLIFEPFEDVTPEGAPAEAAAVVTLVPGSAQPPAAMATGGMPLSEVDLDQLVTLETDSDGPSHAPPLLMPDWMSPWQTSGAELLEPISSSGPSVSPRQAGTEPEDHSERGAVRTQNLKANLPTAGPSFSSFQHARTTVTMATHRPVHKSRSGLEEMESEEEADEDEDDENSEESVEDESEEDLTEPPKTSSTQPPYSLIPPPPVWVQRNQGLMRSWVELIREKAGYVSGMLAPVGIGITGALLIVGALYSIRMIHRKRRNSFKHQRRKVRQPEQPRDPGTSRQDQAMLLADSSEDEF
- the armh4 gene encoding armadillo-like helical domain-containing protein 4 isoform X2 is translated as MLMFGMLHRLLLAGTCLCVYGTPVRLPDLTLTQESECDGQCASSVTTVGSTHTTDVKSEPSDTEHVTGLILNVGAGGGVGLHGRPEGTASVTQTTENGDSLDGRSGPSDAGGAAWSQNSEVKKVGSTSEMGDAQRQSKAASVQPVDPEGKKEDVPVTSEPILSPKGGRKQLDIAVSTTRLTSDGFLTSSTAPAQLRITSRESKPQRGEDRTKLPGYGDSLKDKDPDTSLPSSTESSNPGERIQKLTSHSPIPPSVFASTPLSIWGHDGATISSLPDPLLAEIGPNLMPKEDGPESLWTEAARPGGVDTAVPLSQDEATEGTMSSEALPLIFEPFEDVTPEGAPAEAAAVVTLVPGSAQPPAAMATGGMPLSEVDLDQLVTLETDSDGPSHAPPLLMPDWMSPWQTSGAELLEPISSSGPSVSPRQAGTEPEDHSERGAVRTQNLKANLPTAGPSFSSFQHARTTVTMATHRPVHKSRSGLEEMESEEEADEDEDDENSEESVEDESEEDLTEPPKTSSTQPPYSLIPPPPVWVQRNQGLMRSWVELIREKAGYVSGMLAPVGIGITGALLIVGALYSIRMIHRKRRNSFKHQRRKQPRDPGTSRQDQAMLLADSSEDEF